The proteins below come from a single Candidatus Binatia bacterium genomic window:
- a CDS encoding carboxyl transferase domain-containing protein: MDGGGLARIRVQHSKDRMTVFERIKVLTEKEPNLFWQNWGPNLDGASLVCGILDIGGRDVAVYGHDFTLRAGSMDATNGAKLARLIYMAGERGIPLIGMNDSAGAFVPAGVGGLDGYSEAFTALRRISGVVPSISLMFGYNAGGGSYLPRQGSFMIQCEDTFIGLTGPGVVKSALGEDVSAEDLGGPGIHGMNGVCDVTTNDELGSLRTAIRLLGYLPDNNHTAAPFAPTSDPIDRFTVEEDILFRKTFNSPAGMNAPLDITLFMQQICDHGEYFELQEARARNLVTAFGRIGGHVVGFVANNSHVSSGQIDVHAARKGTRFIRFCNVYNIPMIFLEDTTGFLPGSEQESRGIVLEGRKFLDSIIDLRTPSMTLIIRNAFGGAYASYNSHFVGANTVFTMPHARVAVMGPGGGKEFVYKNEMRAAEAAYKKAVAGGASQEEAAAERDAALAELTNRYERELMNPKEALSLGSISRIVMPGTSRRVLAKNLDFLMRTYTPTAMSGPQREFE; the protein is encoded by the coding sequence ATGGACGGCGGCGGCCTCGCCCGCATCCGCGTTCAGCACTCCAAGGACCGGATGACGGTCTTCGAGCGCATCAAAGTGCTGACCGAGAAAGAACCGAACCTGTTCTGGCAGAACTGGGGCCCGAACCTCGACGGCGCCTCGCTGGTCTGCGGCATCCTCGACATCGGCGGCCGCGACGTCGCCGTCTACGGACACGACTTCACTCTGCGCGCCGGCTCGATGGACGCGACGAACGGCGCGAAGCTCGCTCGCCTCATCTACATGGCCGGTGAGCGCGGCATTCCGCTGATCGGCATGAACGACTCCGCGGGCGCGTTCGTTCCCGCAGGCGTCGGCGGGCTCGACGGCTACAGCGAAGCGTTCACTGCGCTACGCCGGATCAGCGGCGTCGTGCCGAGCATCAGTCTCATGTTCGGCTACAACGCCGGCGGCGGCTCCTACCTGCCTCGCCAGGGATCGTTCATGATCCAGTGCGAAGATACCTTCATCGGGCTGACCGGTCCCGGCGTCGTGAAGAGCGCTCTGGGAGAAGACGTCTCCGCCGAGGACCTCGGCGGACCGGGCATCCACGGAATGAACGGTGTCTGCGACGTCACGACGAACGACGAGCTGGGCTCGCTCCGAACGGCGATCCGACTCCTCGGTTACCTGCCCGACAACAATCACACCGCCGCACCCTTCGCGCCGACCTCCGACCCCATCGATCGCTTCACGGTCGAAGAGGACATCCTCTTCCGGAAGACGTTCAACTCGCCCGCGGGCATGAACGCTCCGCTCGACATCACGCTGTTCATGCAGCAGATCTGCGATCACGGCGAGTACTTTGAGCTGCAGGAGGCTCGCGCGCGCAACCTCGTCACCGCGTTCGGCCGTATTGGTGGCCACGTCGTCGGGTTCGTGGCCAACAACTCGCACGTCTCGTCCGGCCAGATCGACGTCCACGCCGCACGGAAGGGCACCCGATTCATCCGGTTCTGCAACGTCTACAACATCCCGATGATCTTTCTCGAGGATACGACGGGCTTCCTGCCCGGCAGTGAGCAGGAATCCCGCGGCATCGTCCTCGAGGGTCGGAAGTTCCTGGACTCGATCATCGACCTCCGCACCCCGTCGATGACGTTGATCATTCGCAACGCGTTCGGCGGCGCGTACGCGAGCTACAACTCCCACTTCGTCGGCGCTAACACCGTCTTCACCATGCCGCATGCACGCGTCGCGGTCATGGGGCCCGGCGGCGGCAAGGAATTTGTCTACAAGAACGAGATGCGCGCCGCGGAAGCCGCCTACAAGAAGGCCGTCGCGGGCGGCGCCTCCCAGGAGGAGGCGGCCGCCGAACGCGACGCCGCGCTGGCCGAACTAACCAATCGTTACGAACGCGAATTGATGAACCCGAAGGAAGCGCTGTCCCTCGGCTCCATCTCGCGAATCGTCATGCCGGGCACGAGCCGCCGGGTGCTGGCGAAGAACCTGGATTTTCTCATGAGGACGTACACGCCCACGGCGATGAGCGGCCCGCAGCGCGAGTTCGAGTAA